From a region of the Acomys russatus chromosome 4, mAcoRus1.1, whole genome shotgun sequence genome:
- the LOC127188007 gene encoding rho GTPase-activating protein 11A isoform X3, translated as MWDQRLVRLALLQQLRAVYGIKVKGGRGQCDRRRNETAATEIRGKIFGVPFNSLPHSVVPEYGDIPSFLVDACTALEEHIHTEGLFRKSGSVIRLKALKSKLDHGEACLSSALPCDVAGLLKQFFRELPEPVLPADLQEALFKAQQLGAEEKNKATLLLSCLVADPTVAILRYFFNFLKKVSLRASENKMDSSNLAVIFAPNILQTSEGHEKMSANTEKKLRLQAAVVQTLIDCASDIGHVPDFILDKIPAMLGIDGLCTSPPLEGFEGDYETPGECKRKRRQSVGDFVNGALNKLKSSKTPSITPQQDRTAQASVSPLILTPSVKRKLPGESSHAFSSKKRKSIKHNLNFELLPSHIFSNSTPVSVHFDTSPDGSSQSSLSPITVSGNHLTNTDARRSKRIASKRVYRVESGKAGCFSPKVSRKEKVRRSLRLKFSLGKNRDSNGCSVINRYENVGRRLANQQNLKNRIDSVKTGLLFSPDIDERLLKKGTEKISKSEEHLLTPDQLDGAGYQMSWTEPSNSSFQDVGANGASPIMRNREVKNFSLEPDTTVEKSPVLSCELRPSAFQSQPDSSVLGSSLSRDEGNLTSETLQKVQKAFSESGSDLHTMINHRQFSVTNMGEESESSDVTAREPEGNDESCAGEDENYVSERNSSLDQSPKFAREANMERYSTQMTAECKEDMPSETAKADLIQPELLGEEQTEEPQFPRKQPTHQPQENENEVEESAAACRAAGEDKAQPLKQSTCSVMDLSKPQPQRCARQRSLVKKCENEVPGGLQMTEHGRVSDHIQWFNKLSLNEPNRAKVKSPLKFQRTPVRQSVRRINSLLEHDRHPVRQRLAIPGDAASPLVKSVSCDSALPSCVESTSKRSSVSCTKSGPDAQKATSCAKYNDALSKSSAELTCKAFTKVKRHPDPTPASLGTTRLCKQESKSDGQTKFPLDDLTNHDRLKLVVNNNVVSTPGIKNRVLRKPSEKERVWYKGSPKNPIGKPQLLPTSKPVDL; from the exons ATGTGGGATCAGAGGCTGGTTAGACTGGCCCTGCTGCAGCAGCTTCGGGCTGTCTATGGCATTAAGGTCAAGGGTGGCCGTGGGCAGTGTGATCGCAGGAGAAATGAAACTGCCGCTACGGAAATAAGG GGTAAGATATTTGGAGTTCCTTTTAATTCATTGCCTCATTCAGTTGTTCCAGAGTATGGAGACATTCCAAG cttTCTCGTTGATGCATGCACAGCGTTAGAAGAGCATATTCACACAGAAGGGCTTTTTAGGAAGTCGGGGTCTGTTATTCGTCTAAAGGCGCTAAAG AGTAAACTGGACCATGGTGAAGCCTGCCTGTCTTCTGCGCTTCCATGTGATGTTGCAGGTCTGCTTAAGCAGTTCTTCCGGGAACTGCCAGAGCCTGTCCTCCCAGCTGATCTGCAGGAAGCGCTTTTCAAagctcaacagttaggagcagAGGAGAAGAATAAAGCTACATTGTTGCTGTCATGCCTTGTGGCAGACCCCACAGTGGCTATATTAAGATACTTCTTTAACTTTCTCAAGAAGGTTTCTCTTAG GGCGAGTGAGAATAAAATGGATAGCAGCAATCTTGCAGTGATATTTGCGCCAAATATTCTTCAGACAAGTGAAGGCCATGAGAAGATGTCTGCCAACACAGAGAAAAAGCTTCGATTGCAGGCAGCAGTAGTACAGACTCTTATTGATTGCGCATCAGATATTG GACACGTGCCAGATTTTATCCTGGACAAGATACCAGCCATGTTAGGTATTGATGGCCTCTGTACTTCTCCACCCCTGGAAGGCTTTGAAGGAGACTATGAAACTCCTGGTGaatgtaagagaaaaagaagacaaagtgtTGGAG ATTTTGTTAATGGAGCCCTAAATAAACTCAAATCCAGCAAAACACCCTCTATTACACCTCAACAAGATAGAACTG CCCAGGCCTCTGTCTCACCACTGATTCTCACACCAAGTGTTAAGCGTAAACTGCCAGGAGAGTCTTCTCACGCCTTCTCAAGTAAAAAAAGGAAGTCCATCAAACACAACTTGAACTTTGAACTGTTGCCAAGTCATATCTTCAGCAATTCTACACCAGTATCAG TTCACTTTGATACGAGCCCAGACGGGTCATCTCAGAGTTCACTCTCACCTATCACTGTGAGTGGAAACCACTTGACCAACACAGACGCAAGGCGAAGTAAGAGGATTGCGAGCAAAAGAGTTTACAG GGTAGAATCAGGAAAAGCAGGCTGCTTCTCTCCTAAAGTCAGTCGTAAAGAAAAGGTCCGAAGATCTCTTCGTCTGAAGTTTAGCCTGGGGAAAAACAGAGATTCC AATGGATGTTCTGTCATCAATAGATATGAAAATGTTGGTCGACGACTagcaaatcaacaaaatctaaaaaatagGATTGACTCTGTAAAAACAGGCCTGCTTTTTAGCCCAGATATTGATGAAAGATTGCTAAAGAAAG GCACAGAAAAGATCAGCAAATCTGAGGAACACTTACTAACTCCAGATCAACTCGATGGAGCAGGTTACCAGATGTCTTGGACAGAACCCAGTAATTCAAGTTTTCAAGATGTGGGTGCAAATGGAGCTTCTCCGATAATGAGAAATCGTGAGGTGAAAAACTTCTCTTTGGAGCCTGATACTACTGTTGAAAAATCACCGGTTCTGTCATGTGAGCTCAGGCCTTCCGCCTTCCAGAGCCAACCTGACAGCAGTGTGCTGGGAAGTTCTCTTAGCAGGGATGAGGGTAACCTGACCTCCGAGACTTTGCAGAAGGTTCAGAAAGCATTTTCTGAATCTGGGAGTGATCTGCATACAATGATAAATCACAGGCAGTTTTCAGTAACAAATATGGGGGAAGAAAGTGAATCCAGTGATGTGACTGCGAGAGAACCAGAGGGAAATGATGAGAGCTGTGCTGGTGAAGATGAGAACTATGTTTCAGAAAGAAATTCCTCACTGGATCAAAGTCCAAAATTTGCTAGAGAAGCCAACATGGAGCGTTACTCAACTCAGATGACAGCAGAATGTAAAGAAGACATGCCCTCAGAAACAGCAAAAGCTGACTTAATCCAGCCAGAACTCCTTGGTGAGGAGCaaacagaggagccacagttcCCAAGGAAGCAACCGACTCATCAGCCACAGGAAAATGAGAATGAGGTGGAAGAGAGTGCAGCGGCATGCAGAGCTGCCGGCGAAGACAAGGCTCAGCCTCTAAAGCAGAGTACGTGCAGTGTGATGGACCTTTCAAAACCTCAGCCCCAGAGATGTGCCAGGCAACGATCACTGGTGAAAAAATGTGAGAATGAGGTTCCTGGAGGCTTACAAATGACAGAGCATGGGAGGGTTTCTGATCACATACAGTGGTTTAATAAACTGTCTCTAAATGAACCAAACAGAGCAAAAGTGAAATCACCTCTTAAATTTCAGCGTACACCTGTCCGTCAATCTGTCAGAAGAATTAATTCTTTGTTGGAGCATGACAGGCATCCCGTGAGGCAGAGGTTGGCAATCCCTGGTGACGCAGCTTCTCCTCTGGTAAAGTCAGTGAGCTGTGACAGTGCTCTTCCCTCTTGTGTAGAAAGCACATCAAAACGTTCATCTGTTTCATGTACTAAGTCAGGTCCTGATGCACAGAAGGCTACATCGTGTGCAAAGTACAATGATGCACTCTCAAAATCAAGTGCTGAGTTAACTTGTAAAGCTTTCACAAAAGTGAAGAGACATCCAGATCCTACTCCTGCTTCTCTTGGCACTACTAGACTCTGTAAACAGGAGAGCAAATCTGATGGCCAAACTAAGTTTCCCTTGGATGATCTCACTAATCATGATAGATTAAAATTAGTTGTAAATAACAATGTGGTCTCTACACCTGGGATAAAAAACAGAGTTCTTAGGAAAccatcagaaaaagaaagggtctGGTATAAAGGTTCTCCCAAAAATCCTATTGGAAAGCCTCAACTGCTACCAACGAGTAAGCCTGTAGACTTGTAA